From the genome of Rathayibacter sp. VKM Ac-2804:
GTCGCCGAGCCCTACATCCCCCGCCGGGCGATCCGGCACATGGAGAAGGGCCGCGTCGTGATCTTCGGCGCCGGTGCGGGCCTGCCCTACTTCTCCACCGACACCGTCGCCGCGCAGCGCGCGCTCGAGACGCACGCCGATGTCGTGCTCGTCGCGAAGAACGGCGTGGACGGGGTCTACGACGCCGACCCGCGGACCACCCCGGACGCGAAGAAGCTCGACACGCTCACCTACCTGGAAGCGCTGCAGCGCGGCCTGAAGGTCGTCGACTCGACCGCCTTCAGCCTCTGCATGGACAACGGGATGCCGATGCAGGTCTTCGGGATGGAGCCGGCCGGCAACGTCGCGGCCGCCATCCGGGGAGCCCGGCTCGGCACCCTGGTCTCCAACTAGGGCACTCCCGCCTCGAACTAGACTGACCACTTCTCTCTCTTAAGGAGCCCCCTGTGATCTCGGATGTACTGGCCGACGCGACCGTCAAGATGGACAAGGCCGTCGGGGTCGCCAAGGAGGACTTCTCCACGGTGCGCACCGGCCGGGCGAACCCGGGTCTGTTCCAGAAGGTGCTCGTGAGCTACTACGGCACGCCCACCCCGCTGTCGCAGCTCGCGTCGCTGCAGAACATCGAGGCGCGCACCCTGCTCGTCACCCCCTACGACAAGGGCGCGCTCCGCGACATCGAGCAGGCCATCCGGGACATGCCGAACCTCGGCGCCAACCCGACCAACGACGGCTCGGTCATCCGGATCAACCTGCCCGAGCTCACGGCCGAGCGCCGGAAGGAGTTCGTGAAGATCGTCCGCACGAAGGCGGAGGACGCGAAGATCGCCGTCCGCAACATCCGCCGCAGCGCCAAGAGCGACCTCGACGCGCTCAAGGGCGACATCGGCGACGACGAGCTCTCCCGCGGGGAGAAGGAGCTCGAGGCCCTGACCAAGCAGCACGTGGACGCCATCGACGAGGCGCTCAAGCGCAAGGAATCCGAACTGCTCGAGGTGTAGTGCCGTGCCCGTGAACCCCGAGGAACCCGAGAGCAGCGACGACGCTCCGGCGCCGCACGTTCCGGGCGCCCGGGGTTCGCGGATGGTCACGCGCGACGCCCTGCGCGCGCGGGCCCAGCAGGGGCGCGCCGATGTCGAGCGCCAGCTCGAGGCCACCCGGGCCCAGCTCGAGGCGACCAACGAGCGCCTCACCGCCCGCTCCGGCCGCAACCTCGTCTCCGCGACGATCATCGGCCTGATCGGCGGCGGCGCGATGGTCGTCAGTCTGCTGGTGATCAAAGAGCTCTTCATGGTGCTGGCCGGCGCGCTGGTGCTGCTGGCGGCGCTGGAGCTGTCGAACGCCCTGCGGCAGGCCGGCCGGGACATCCCGCGCATCCCCACCGGGGTCGTCGCGGTGGTGGCCGTTCCGGCGGCCTACTACGGCGGGATGCAGGCCGCCTGGTTCGCCGTCCTCGGCGGCTCGGCCCTGGTCGCCCTCTGGCGGCTGGGCGAGCAGCTCTTCCGCCGGACGCGGTCGACAGGGCGCGAGCTGCTGCTCGATGTGGGCCTCGGCGCCTTCGTGCAGATCTACGTCACCTTCCTCGGCGCCTTCGCGATCCGCCTCGTCGCGGAGGA
Proteins encoded in this window:
- the pyrH gene encoding UMP kinase, which encodes MTETDAKTTGKRRRVLLKLSGEAFGAGTLGVNPDVISALAREIADAATEVEISVVVGGGNFFRGAELSQRGMDRGRADYMGMLGTVMNALALQDFLEQAGAETRVQSAIAMTQVAEPYIPRRAIRHMEKGRVVIFGAGAGLPYFSTDTVAAQRALETHADVVLVAKNGVDGVYDADPRTTPDAKKLDTLTYLEALQRGLKVVDSTAFSLCMDNGMPMQVFGMEPAGNVAAAIRGARLGTLVSN
- the frr gene encoding ribosome recycling factor, with the protein product MISDVLADATVKMDKAVGVAKEDFSTVRTGRANPGLFQKVLVSYYGTPTPLSQLASLQNIEARTLLVTPYDKGALRDIEQAIRDMPNLGANPTNDGSVIRINLPELTAERRKEFVKIVRTKAEDAKIAVRNIRRSAKSDLDALKGDIGDDELSRGEKELEALTKQHVDAIDEALKRKESELLEV
- a CDS encoding phosphatidate cytidylyltransferase encodes the protein MVTRDALRARAQQGRADVERQLEATRAQLEATNERLTARSGRNLVSATIIGLIGGGAMVVSLLVIKELFMVLAGALVLLAALELSNALRQAGRDIPRIPTGVVAVVAVPAAYYGGMQAAWFAVLGGSALVALWRLGEQLFRRTRSTGRELLLDVGLGAFVQIYVTFLGAFAIRLVAEEGGQLWALSFLILVIVVDTGAYASGLTWGKHPMAPRISPKKTWEGFAGAAAAGVGVGVLLAVLLLGQPWWVGAVFGGVILLTATLGDLAESLIKRDIGIKDMSSWLPGHGGFLDRLDSILPSAAAAYVLYFVFAH